GAGCCATGAATGAGCCCTCTTCAGCCTCGCATTCCACTCCGCTGCTGTCGTCTCCGGCCTGGGCGGTGCAACCCATTAGGGCGATTTCCTGCTCTGTGTTCACTAAAAATGAGCCGACGGGGCATTCAATTTCAACTCCTCCGTCTTCAGTTGTTTTTATTATATATTCATCGCCGTTCTCAAGAATAATTTTTGTGCCCCCTGTATCTTCATCATATGTCATGGTCCCGCAAAGCGTACCTGTAGGTCCGTAGTGTTCAAACTCTATTGCTCCTGTAATCATATTGTAATCTGATTCAACTCTGGCGCCGTTGGCAAACTCCATCTCATAAGTGGGTATACCACCTAAAAACCCGGGATCTATCACATACGAACAGGCTCCTTCAGGTGAGAAACACTCGTAAAATCGGACGAGATTCATGGCGCAGGTGCCGCTGAAAGGATTATTATCCATCCAATCGATCTCGCAATCAGCCTCGAGTAGTTCCCCGGGATCAGGGGTTCCGTTTTCGATAGGCCGTATATGCTTGCACGAGTCCTCTCCACAGTCGGCAGGATAACTGAAACATCTCTCACTACCGGCAGTGATAATGCGGGTTGTAATAGTATCTTCATATTCAGCTGTCAGTAAAACCGTTGTATCCCATTCAACTGTCATACAGTAATTTCCGTCCCGGTTCGTATACATCCACGAGTAAACGCCCCTGCCGTTATCGTCATCTCCATATTGCTGGGCGGTTATATAAGCCCCCTCTATGCCGTTGCCTTCGGAGTCCACTACCTTGCCGTAAATGCATGAAGGTGTAAAAGGATTATCGCTATTTTCGAATGAAAAATGGCTGATGCCTGCTGCGTAGGTATTTGTGAGGGCATCATAAGTCCCGTCATTATCGTGCTGTATCCAGAAACCGGATTCCATGTCAAAATACCACATGTTGATCGTGTCCGGTCTGGCGCCAGTTCCTGAAGGAAGCGGTATTTGAATGTTCACTGTCTTGCCCGGCGTCACCTGAAGTTTCTCGCCGTCCTTTTTAACAGTGACGTCCATTATTCCGTAGCTCTGCAGTATGACTTCTTCTCCATCCTTATTTTTCCCTTTCAGTACGCCTGGATACGCGTTTGCTTCCTGCTGTTTCGTAGGATCAAGAGGGGTTATATAAACATCAACTTCCCCTGAAACGACATCCCCAGACGAATCCACGAATGCGCCGGGCCCTGCCGTAAGGGAAGCATTCCTGCTCCCTTTGACAGTGCCTCCTGTTCCTGCATCCAGCCTTCCTGCCAGTTCCTGTATCGCTAATATAACTGTTATGTCTGTGGTCTCGCCTTCGATGATATCCACTATCTTCAATGTTTCGACATAGCCTTCCCGGTTGAAAAGTACTGTCTGATCCGAACCGGCCACCATTGGGATTGAGAAAGTACCGTCACTATTGCTGGTGGAGGTATTGTTCCCGCCTGTAACTGTTACTCCTTCAATTGCGTTGCCTTCTGTGTCTTTGATTGTTCCAGTTAGTCCATTCGTCACAAAAGGGATGTACATGTTTCCGTTGCTGTCGTTATCTTTGCAGGCAGTGTTGATTGCCAGAGCAACTAACATTATTAAGATAAAAACCATGGTGATTGTTTTTAATACCTGGGGTTTCATGGTGATGCCTCCTTAGAAAGAATGCATTTATTTTAATTTTATTAGGGTCTAATTCATAGCAGATCTTCTGCGGAAAAATGACCATATTAGTTTTTGATATCTTGCAACCATGCTACGAGGAGAATTTATTTTCAATTCTATTTAATAGATAAGAATATCGAATCGAAAAGTCAACCTTATTCTACACAATTGACTCGTTTTTATTAAAAGATCATGCAAATAGCCATCCAGAGAAGTAAAATGGGACACTTTATATAAAATGCTTCAAAAGGGCGTGACGTTTTTTTTAGAAAAGCAGTAAGATCAACAGATAATTAGGGGATTCTTGTCGAATTATCAAATATACTACTTGATGATAAGAATGTTGAATGAACTGGACATTTTTGTATATTAATATCAAAAAATAATATTTGAATGATTATTTTGTTAATGTTATAATTGTAATCAGAAAAATATTTAAGGGTTTTTTACAAAATAAATGCAGCAGACCTTGCTGCTATAGATCAAGAGTTTCTGTATTATTAAAATGTATAGTGAAATCCATTTGAGATTGATGAAATCACAAAGGATTTTGTAGCATAAGTATATTACCTGTCCTTGCATTAGATAATTAAAAGAGAAGCAATACTGTTACTTGAACTTAGAATTTTCAAGAGATCTCAAATAAGAAATACAACATAAACCAAGGAAGGCTTATTGTCTAAGGAGAGATAAAATGAGAAGAATATTTATTTCTGTAATATTGCTTCTATTTATTTCTAACCTTCAAATGTTCATTTTGTCACTAAAGGAGCATATATTGTATGCTGAGGCAACAACAATAATTGAAGATGAAGAAAAGAAATTCAACATATCAGGATTTATTGATCTGCAATATCAGAAACGCGATTACGAATCAAATGATAATATTATAGCCTCATATACAGGAGTAAAGGGGGGAGGTCATTTTACGCAGAATCTCCTAAATCTTTTTTTTACATTTTTTGCATCGGAGAATTGGTTAGCCTTTGCTGAGATTAGATATCTTTATACTCCTACCGGAGAAAGTGAAAGTACATTAATTGATTCGGATAATGATGGAATCCCAGATGTTATAATATCTACACCCTTTGATAATGAGGGAGCTGATTCCCAAACAGAGCAATTTAGATATGGTTCCATTCACATTGAAAGAGCCTATATTGAATGGAACTATCTACCCTACGCTACATTTCGATTTGGTCGTTACTTCACCCCTTTTGGCATTTGGAGTCAGGATCACGGTGCTCATATTATAACCAGCATACGGGTTCCTTATTTAGTTAATTTTCCATATCAAAGTATAGGAATGCCCTTAAGACAGACAGGAATTGAGTTTCTGGGTAAGATGCAGTTTGATAATACTAATTTTATGCTAGATTATGCTGCATATATTGGCAATGGTGTGTCAAATACTGATGCAATTTTTGATAATGAGGATAAGAACAAAGCCTTTGGAGGATTTCTTAACTTTACTATATTATCAATTGCTGAATTTATAGATATAGAATTTGGATGCTCAGGATACATGGGTGAGAGATCGTTGCTTCTGTACAAAACTGGTACAATTGAGGACATCCCTAGCAATGATGGCACAATGACTGCATATTATGTGGATTACCCATCATATGGAGAAAGATTTTTTGCAAAACAAATGGAAGAAGCAGCGCTAGCTCACTGCAGAATATCCATTGGCTCATTGCCATTTAATGGCCTTTTCATTGTTCAAGCAGAGGGGATGCGACAATGGATTGATGAATTTGAAGATGATCGGATAATATATACAATTTCAGGGCAACCCCGAGGGCATGAGGAATTTAAACTTGATGTCTATTACATACAAGTAGAATATCAAATATATGGTAAGGTAACCCCATACTTTAGATATCAGTCTTTACAGTCTGGGAGTAAAGACACACAATTATTAGTTTTTGCTAAACAAATGGAATCATATATTATTGGAATAAATCTTAAACC
The DNA window shown above is from Spirochaetota bacterium and carries:
- a CDS encoding carboxypeptidase-like regulatory domain-containing protein, whose product is MKPQVLKTITMVFILIMLVALAINTACKDNDSNGNMYIPFVTNGLTGTIKDTEGNAIEGVTVTGGNNTSTSNSDGTFSIPMVAGSDQTVLFNREGYVETLKIVDIIEGETTDITVILAIQELAGRLDAGTGGTVKGSRNASLTAGPGAFVDSSGDVVSGEVDVYITPLDPTKQQEANAYPGVLKGKNKDGEEVILQSYGIMDVTVKKDGEKLQVTPGKTVNIQIPLPSGTGARPDTINMWYFDMESGFWIQHDNDGTYDALTNTYAAGISHFSFENSDNPFTPSCIYGKVVDSEGNGIEGAYITAQQYGDDDNGRGVYSWMYTNRDGNYCMTVEWDTTVLLTAEYEDTITTRIITAGSERCFSYPADCGEDSCKHIRPIENGTPDPGELLEADCEIDWMDNNPFSGTCAMNLVRFYECFSPEGACSYVIDPGFLGGIPTYEMEFANGARVESDYNMITGAIEFEHYGPTGTLCGTMTYDEDTGGTKIILENGDEYIIKTTEDGGVEIECPVGSFLVNTEQEIALMGCTAQAGDDSSGVECEAEEGSFMAPCDFTSDCQDGYECCGDFMDDQLCMPSSMCSAYEDSCSTNLDCAEFGHDWVCCNNGFFKSCMPYDACAELE